Proteins co-encoded in one Maylandia zebra isolate NMK-2024a linkage group LG16, Mzebra_GT3a, whole genome shotgun sequence genomic window:
- the slc38a11 gene encoding putative sodium-coupled neutral amino acid transporter 11 isoform X1 — MAQQLNSEEGTTLIPLQKDARKSRSSMISASFNFINSIIGSGIIGLPYALNQAGLPFGLLLLIVVGFITDYSIILLIKGGNLSGTNSYQSLVHSTFGFPGFVILSGLQFLYPFIAMISYNITIGDTLTKVFQRIPGVGPDHILAERHFVIILSTVVFTFPLSLYRNIERLGKVSFLSMVLTVIILIIVIIRAATFGPQILPTDDAWAFAKWNAIQAVGVMSFAFICHHNSFLIYGSLEQPTLANWSQVTHISVGSALIISAGFAVAGYTTFTGYTQGDIFENYCRNDNLATFGRFCFGISIITTFPLECFVTREVVSNVICSRDLSKTKHAAITMLIVAVCTSVSLAYDCLGVVLELNGALSATPLIFIIPSACFLKLSSGRWFDGENVIPAVLIIIGLFIMITGLIMTGIYPQGCSHGVELFYCADANASSTVPPV; from the exons ATGGCTCAGCAG TTAAACTCTGAAGAAGGGACCACATTAATTCCTCTACAAAAAGATGCCAGAAAGTCGCGAAGTTCAATGATATCTGCATCTTTTAATTTTATCAATTCTATTATAGGATCTGGAATAATAG gTTTACCATACGCATTGAACCAGGCAGGGCTTCCCTTTGGCCTTCTTCTTTTGATAGTTGTTGGATTCATCACAG ATTACTCTATCATTCTACTTATAAAAGGAGGAAACCTGTCAGGGACAAACAGTTATCAGTCACTTGTACACAGCACATTTGGTTTCCCTGGATTTGTAATTTTATCTGGACTGCAGTTTCTTTATCCTTTCATTG CGATGATCAGCTACAACATCACAATCGGTGACACACTGACCAAAGTCTTTCAAAGAATTCCTGGAG TTGGCCCAGATCACATACTCGCAGAGCGTCACTTTGTGATCATATTATCAACTGTTGTTTTCACGTTCCCCCTCTCGCTTTATCGAAACATAGAGCGACTTGGGAAG GTGTCCTTCCTGTCAATGGTGCTGACAgttatcatcctcatcattgtaATCATCAGAGCAGCTACCTTTGGACCCCAAAT CCTCCCCACAGATGATGCATGGGCATTTGCAAAGTGGAATGCGATTCAGGCAGTAGGTGTAATGTCTTTTG CCTTCATATGCCACCACAACAGCTTTCTTATCTATGGCTCACTGGAGCAGCCCACTCTTGCTAACTGGTCTCAAGTCACTCACATCTCCGTAGGCTCAGCACTAATAATCAGTGCTGGATTTGCCGTTGCTGGCTACACAACTTTCACTGGCTACACACAAG GAGACATATTTGAGAACTACTGTAGAAATGATAACCTGGCAACATTTGGTCGCTTCTGTTTTGGCATCAGTATAATAACAACATTCCCACTGGAGTGCTTTGTGACACGAGAA GTAGTATCTAATGTCATTTGCAGCCGAGATCTTTCAAAAACTAAACATGCAGCCATAACCATGCTCATAGTTGCAGTCTGCACATCAGTATCTTTGGCCTATGACTGTCTAGGAGTTGTTTTGGAACTGAAT GGTGCTCTGAGTGCCACACCTCTGATCTTCATCATCCCATCTGCCTGCTTCCTTAAGCTTTCCTCTGGCCGCTGGTTCGATGGTGAAAACGTGATACCCGCGGTGTTAATAATAATCGGCTTGTTCATCATGATCACTGGTTTGATCATGACTGGCATCTACCCACAAGGCTGTTCACATGGAGTGGAGCTGTTCTACTGTGCAGATGCCAATGCCTCTAGCACTGTACCACCTGTATGA
- the slc38a11 gene encoding putative sodium-coupled neutral amino acid transporter 11 isoform X2, protein MAQQLNSEEGTTLIPLQKDARKSRSSMISASFNFINSIIGSGIIGLPYALNQAGLPFGLLLLIVVGFITAMISYNITIGDTLTKVFQRIPGVGPDHILAERHFVIILSTVVFTFPLSLYRNIERLGKVSFLSMVLTVIILIIVIIRAATFGPQILPTDDAWAFAKWNAIQAVGVMSFAFICHHNSFLIYGSLEQPTLANWSQVTHISVGSALIISAGFAVAGYTTFTGYTQGDIFENYCRNDNLATFGRFCFGISIITTFPLECFVTREVVSNVICSRDLSKTKHAAITMLIVAVCTSVSLAYDCLGVVLELNGALSATPLIFIIPSACFLKLSSGRWFDGENVIPAVLIIIGLFIMITGLIMTGIYPQGCSHGVELFYCADANASSTVPPV, encoded by the exons ATGGCTCAGCAG TTAAACTCTGAAGAAGGGACCACATTAATTCCTCTACAAAAAGATGCCAGAAAGTCGCGAAGTTCAATGATATCTGCATCTTTTAATTTTATCAATTCTATTATAGGATCTGGAATAATAG gTTTACCATACGCATTGAACCAGGCAGGGCTTCCCTTTGGCCTTCTTCTTTTGATAGTTGTTGGATTCATCACAG CGATGATCAGCTACAACATCACAATCGGTGACACACTGACCAAAGTCTTTCAAAGAATTCCTGGAG TTGGCCCAGATCACATACTCGCAGAGCGTCACTTTGTGATCATATTATCAACTGTTGTTTTCACGTTCCCCCTCTCGCTTTATCGAAACATAGAGCGACTTGGGAAG GTGTCCTTCCTGTCAATGGTGCTGACAgttatcatcctcatcattgtaATCATCAGAGCAGCTACCTTTGGACCCCAAAT CCTCCCCACAGATGATGCATGGGCATTTGCAAAGTGGAATGCGATTCAGGCAGTAGGTGTAATGTCTTTTG CCTTCATATGCCACCACAACAGCTTTCTTATCTATGGCTCACTGGAGCAGCCCACTCTTGCTAACTGGTCTCAAGTCACTCACATCTCCGTAGGCTCAGCACTAATAATCAGTGCTGGATTTGCCGTTGCTGGCTACACAACTTTCACTGGCTACACACAAG GAGACATATTTGAGAACTACTGTAGAAATGATAACCTGGCAACATTTGGTCGCTTCTGTTTTGGCATCAGTATAATAACAACATTCCCACTGGAGTGCTTTGTGACACGAGAA GTAGTATCTAATGTCATTTGCAGCCGAGATCTTTCAAAAACTAAACATGCAGCCATAACCATGCTCATAGTTGCAGTCTGCACATCAGTATCTTTGGCCTATGACTGTCTAGGAGTTGTTTTGGAACTGAAT GGTGCTCTGAGTGCCACACCTCTGATCTTCATCATCCCATCTGCCTGCTTCCTTAAGCTTTCCTCTGGCCGCTGGTTCGATGGTGAAAACGTGATACCCGCGGTGTTAATAATAATCGGCTTGTTCATCATGATCACTGGTTTGATCATGACTGGCATCTACCCACAAGGCTGTTCACATGGAGTGGAGCTGTTCTACTGTGCAGATGCCAATGCCTCTAGCACTGTACCACCTGTATGA